Proteins encoded within one genomic window of bacterium:
- the xerD gene encoding site-specific tyrosine recombinase XerD, giving the protein MNQLLDQFIDYLSVERGLAANTLEAYRRDLTKFLGFLDKKSSVSIEGVGPRDIIAYLIYLRKSKLAIRSISRNLVAIRMFYKFLVNEDVINDDPTLNLDSPKTGLSLPEVLSQDEVERLLALPDNKEQGIKDKAILELLYATGMRVSELINLPIDNIDLHEGYLKCIGKGSKERIIPVGRKAQKAVKKYIDAVRSKYVARGNSNMLFITRLGRRYTRQGIWKIIKRYSVLMGMNKEITVHTLRHCFATHLLSHGADLRSVQEMLGHVDISTTQIYTHIDRARLREVHQKFHPRG; this is encoded by the coding sequence ATGAATCAATTACTTGACCAGTTTATAGATTATCTTTCAGTAGAACGAGGGCTCGCTGCTAACACATTAGAGGCTTACAGGAGAGACTTAACTAAATTCTTAGGCTTTTTGGATAAAAAATCTAGTGTCAGCATAGAAGGTGTAGGTCCCAGAGATATAATAGCCTATCTTATTTATCTTAGAAAAAGCAAGCTTGCCATACGTTCCATTTCAAGAAATCTAGTTGCTATAAGAATGTTTTATAAGTTTCTGGTTAATGAAGATGTAATAAACGATGATCCTACTCTAAATTTAGATTCTCCAAAAACAGGTTTGTCTTTACCAGAAGTGCTTTCTCAGGATGAAGTAGAGAGATTATTGGCTTTGCCAGATAATAAAGAACAGGGAATAAAAGATAAAGCAATACTTGAGCTCCTCTATGCTACAGGTATGAGGGTATCAGAGCTTATCAATCTCCCTATTGATAATATAGATTTGCACGAAGGGTATCTGAAATGTATTGGCAAGGGCTCAAAGGAGCGCATTATACCTGTTGGCAGAAAAGCTCAAAAAGCTGTTAAAAAATACATAGATGCAGTAAGAAGCAAATATGTTGCCAGAGGTAACAGCAATATGCTTTTCATAACCCGGCTTGGCAGAAGATATACAAGACAGGGGATATGGAAAATAATAAAAAGGTACTCCGTATTAATGGGCATGAATAAAGAGATAACAGTTCACACACTAAGGCACTGTTTTGCCACACATCTTCTCTCCCATGGCGCGGATCTAAGGTCTGTTCAGGAAATGCTTGGTCATGTAGATATTTCCACCACACAAATTTATACTCACATAGACAGAGCCCGCCTCAGAGAAGTTCACCAGAAGTTTCATCCAAGAGGGTAA
- the srlD gene encoding sorbitol-6-phosphate dehydrogenase — MSQPGLKGKTVLVTGAGQGFGEAIAAYFAKEGCLVAVADISEKNAEKVAGEIEKKYKNKAVAIEADVTQEAQVTNMFERIEKEFKNLDILVSNAGILIAKEITEFPLKEWKRVMDVNLIGYFLCAREAAKIMKKQKKGVIIQINSKSGKKGSFKNSAYAASKFGGIGLTQSIALDLAPYGIRVNAVCPGNFLDSPLWKNSLFDQYSKKWGISKEEVRKKYIEQVPLGRGCTYDDVINAVAFLVSDEASYITGQAINVTGGQEMR, encoded by the coding sequence AGCAGCATATTTTGCAAAAGAGGGATGTCTGGTAGCTGTTGCAGACATATCAGAAAAAAACGCAGAAAAAGTAGCTGGAGAAATAGAAAAAAAATATAAAAACAAAGCAGTTGCGATAGAGGCAGACGTAACACAAGAAGCCCAGGTAACCAATATGTTTGAGAGGATTGAGAAAGAATTTAAGAATCTGGATATATTAGTCAGTAATGCTGGAATTCTTATTGCAAAGGAAATAACAGAATTCCCTCTTAAAGAATGGAAAAGAGTGATGGATGTAAACCTTATCGGCTATTTCCTGTGTGCCCGTGAGGCAGCAAAGATAATGAAAAAACAAAAGAAGGGCGTAATTATACAAATTAACTCTAAATCTGGTAAAAAAGGTAGTTTTAAAAATTCTGCATATGCTGCATCTAAATTTGGAGGCATAGGACTAACTCAAAGTATTGCTCTGGATTTAGCTCCCTATGGCATAAGAGTCAATGCGGTTTGTCCTGGTAATTTTCTTGATTCTCCTTTATGGAAGAACAGTCTCTTTGACCAGTATTCAAAAAAATGGGGTATTTCAAAAGAAGAGGTAAGAAAAAAATATATTGAACAGGTCCCATTAGGAAGAGGCTGTACCTATGACGATGTTATCAATGCAGTAGCTTTTCTGGTAAGTGATGAGGCCTCTTACATAACAGGTCAGGCCATAAACGTAACTGGTGGACAGGAAATGAGATGA
- a CDS encoding alpha/beta fold hydrolase has product MKTIRQLVCSALFKTYPATKKQEIMNEEQVSVEKILTEPDYDYEGFLNYIYDGHTYKLWYGRIGSGSAPAALVLHGGPGGSHHNLVAFQAFRDGLGLKKYHLIGHSWGTTLAVGFAAKHPDGILSISLHSPVLSFPYYINHVAPKLKQGLSCLNGKAGQIIDDYELNGVGTKSDYDEACMEFTRRHVTHTWPLPESMKKLIAARNTAVHDVMVASDSELNLPGNLKTVDVTSQLSRLDVPVLITCGSDDLCTPAFTKWQSDFANDHQYHVIQGSAHMTPVDRPLELIRIQRAFIACIELSQ; this is encoded by the coding sequence ATGAAAACCATAAGGCAACTCGTTTGTTCGGCATTATTCAAGACATATCCAGCCACAAAAAAACAAGAGATCATGAATGAAGAACAAGTATCTGTGGAAAAAATCTTAACAGAACCTGATTATGATTACGAAGGTTTCCTCAACTACATCTATGACGGTCATACATACAAATTATGGTACGGCAGAATTGGCTCCGGCAGTGCGCCGGCTGCGTTGGTTCTGCACGGCGGTCCGGGAGGCAGTCATCATAATCTCGTAGCGTTTCAGGCGTTTAGGGACGGTCTGGGACTGAAGAAGTACCATTTGATTGGTCATTCATGGGGAACTACTCTGGCTGTTGGATTTGCTGCCAAACACCCCGACGGCATATTGTCCATTTCTCTCCATAGTCCGGTATTGAGTTTTCCCTATTACATCAATCATGTTGCCCCAAAACTTAAGCAGGGCTTGAGTTGTTTGAATGGAAAAGCAGGGCAGATTATTGATGACTATGAGTTGAACGGGGTAGGGACAAAGAGCGACTATGACGAGGCATGTATGGAATTTACAAGGCGGCATGTGACACACACCTGGCCATTACCTGAATCGATGAAGAAATTGATTGCCGCACGAAATACTGCAGTCCACGACGTTATGGTTGCAAGTGATTCGGAGTTGAATTTACCTGGGAATCTAAAAACGGTAGACGTAACCTCGCAACTGTCCAGGCTGGATGTCCCTGTTCTTATAACCTGCGGAAGCGACGATTTGTGTACGCCTGCCTTTACTAAATGGCAGTCTGACTTTGCCAATGACCATCAGTATCATGTCATACAGGGAAGTGCCCACATGACTCCTGTGGACAGACCCTTGGAACTCATCAGAATACAAAGGGCTTTTATCGCGTGCATCGAACTGAGCCAGTGA
- a CDS encoding cache domain-containing protein: MKRAKMTMFVVLLSISFFCLPACTQIEKLKNSSAQDLLIKHEVETAVSMLQAIFTKHQQGEMNLKQAKKLGADLLRELKYGTEGYFWADTTEGVNVVLYGRKDVEGRNRLEDRDHQGTFYIKRFLTKGKAGGGYVEYWFPRKGQTTAQPKRSYVLLFKPFGWVVGSGYYIKEINYSNLSIESSQKLLKEIKELGPGLLMNVDSYNILLNELRKYKDEGIVINSLDGITIEANRNYLKMLGYTSEEIKSITYQELTPSKWHAMENDLFKKVMKTGYSGVYEKEYIRKDGTVFPIRIQSWLIMDENHKATRLFGIIQDISSHKKTRDHE; encoded by the coding sequence ATGAAAAGGGCAAAGATGACAATGTTTGTGGTTCTTCTGAGTATTTCATTTTTTTGTCTGCCGGCTTGTACGCAGATTGAAAAGCTGAAAAATTCGTCGGCTCAGGACCTGCTGATCAAGCATGAGGTCGAAACAGCGGTCAGCATGCTTCAGGCAATTTTCACAAAACATCAACAGGGGGAAATGAACCTTAAGCAGGCAAAGAAGCTTGGTGCCGACCTTCTGCGAGAACTTAAGTACGGTACCGAAGGATATTTTTGGGCCGATACGACTGAAGGCGTCAATGTGGTTTTGTACGGCCGAAAAGATGTGGAGGGAAGGAATCGACTTGAGGACAGAGACCATCAGGGCACGTTCTACATAAAGAGATTCCTGACAAAAGGCAAAGCTGGTGGCGGGTATGTCGAGTACTGGTTTCCGAGGAAGGGACAGACCACAGCTCAACCCAAGAGATCATACGTACTCCTGTTTAAACCATTCGGATGGGTTGTCGGTAGTGGATACTACATCAAAGAGATCAACTATAGTAACTTGAGTATTGAATCCTCTCAAAAACTTCTTAAAGAAATCAAGGAATTGGGACCTGGCTTATTAATGAATGTTGATAGTTACAACATTCTTCTTAATGAACTTAGGAAGTACAAAGACGAAGGTATAGTTATCAATTCTTTAGATGGCATTACTATCGAAGCCAATAGGAATTATCTTAAAATGCTCGGGTATACATCTGAAGAAATTAAGTCCATTACTTATCAGGAACTCACACCTTCAAAATGGCACGCAATGGAAAATGATCTTTTTAAGAAAGTTATGAAAACAGGGTACTCAGGCGTGTATGAAAAGGAATATATCAGAAAAGACGGAACCGTATTTCCAATCCGTATACAATCGTGGTTGATAATGGATGAAAACCATAAGGCAACTCGTTTGTTCGGCATTATTCAAGACATATCCAGCCACAAAAAAACAAGAGATCATGAATGA
- a CDS encoding MBL fold metallo-hydrolase — protein MIIKKLAVGFLETNCYIVGCERTKKAFIVDPGAESSRIIEEVKKEHLNPEYIINTHGHGDHIGANKNIKQEFGDLKIAIHANDKDMLIDASKNLSADFAMNYVSPSADIVLNGGEIIEVGSLELEILFTPGHTPGGISVFIRKEKAVFTGDALFCGSVGRTDFPSGSGTDLIRAIKEKLMVLDSDVVIYPGHGPDSTIGKERESNPFLV, from the coding sequence ATGATAATTAAGAAGTTAGCAGTCGGATTTCTTGAAACTAATTGCTATATAGTTGGATGTGAGCGAACAAAAAAGGCTTTTATAGTTGATCCGGGAGCAGAAAGCTCCAGGATTATAGAAGAGGTCAAGAAAGAGCATCTAAATCCGGAATATATTATTAATACACATGGCCATGGGGATCATATAGGCGCTAATAAGAATATAAAGCAAGAATTTGGGGATTTAAAAATAGCAATTCATGCAAATGATAAAGACATGCTTATAGATGCTTCTAAAAATCTCTCAGCAGATTTTGCTATGAACTATGTATCTCCTTCAGCTGATATTGTGCTTAACGGAGGAGAAATAATAGAAGTCGGAAGTCTTGAACTGGAGATATTGTTTACTCCGGGACATACTCCGGGAGGTATTTCTGTTTTCATTAGAAAAGAAAAAGCGGTATTTACAGGCGATGCGCTCTTTTGTGGCTCAGTAGGCAGAACAGATTTTCCTTCAGGTTCTGGTACAGATTTAATAAGAGCCATTAAAGAAAAGCTCATGGTTTTGGATTCGGATGTTGTTATATATCCCGGACATGGCCCGGATTCTACAATTGGGAAAGAAAGAGAAAGCAATCCTTTTCTTGTATGA
- a CDS encoding metallophosphoesterase family protein → MKYGLLSDVHANLEALNAVLGKFKEERVEKNICLGDIVGYGANPNECVELIKNNDFECVAGNHDWAVIGKQDIEYFNPIAKESVIWTADTLTGNNKEYLEQLELEKEFPEFVIVHATILEPDQWKYIRTTLDAHRNFKELKKPVCFFSHSHVPIVFKETERPEYSFDMSISIEENTKYLINVGSVGQPRDKNPDACYAIYDTEEKKVEIKRIPYDIKTAQNKIREADLPRMSAYRLETGE, encoded by the coding sequence ATGAAATATGGTCTTTTATCAGATGTACATGCTAACCTGGAAGCGTTGAATGCTGTTCTGGGAAAATTTAAAGAGGAGCGGGTTGAGAAAAATATATGTTTAGGTGATATAGTCGGCTATGGGGCAAATCCAAATGAATGCGTTGAACTTATCAAAAATAATGATTTCGAATGTGTTGCAGGAAACCATGATTGGGCAGTTATCGGCAAGCAGGATATAGAATACTTCAATCCGATAGCAAAAGAGTCTGTGATATGGACTGCTGACACACTGACTGGGAATAATAAGGAATATTTAGAGCAGCTTGAATTAGAGAAAGAGTTTCCTGAATTTGTTATTGTTCATGCAACGATACTTGAGCCTGACCAGTGGAAATATATAAGAACAACTCTTGATGCTCATCGCAACTTTAAAGAACTCAAAAAGCCTGTATGTTTTTTCAGTCATTCCCACGTCCCGATAGTTTTTAAGGAAACAGAGCGACCTGAATATTCCTTTGATATGAGTATTAGTATTGAAGAGAACACCAAGTATTTAATAAATGTCGGGAGTGTTGGACAGCCAAGGGATAAAAATCCGGATGCATGTTATGCTATTTATGATACAGAGGAAAAAAAAGTTGAAATAAAAAGGATTCCTTATGATATTAAAACCGCTCAGAATAAAATAAGAGAAGCGGACCTGCCTCGAATGTCGGCTTATAGACTGGAAACAGGTGAGTAA
- the ligA gene encoding NAD-dependent DNA ligase LigA translates to MSKKQTYLSIKKLKEQIEHHNRKYYIDAQPEISDREYDLLLEELIRLEHESPYLITPDSPSQRVGGSPLKEFRTVTHRTPMLSIANTYSEDEIKEFDVRMKRNLAGENIDYVVELKIDGVAVNLVYENGVFTLGASRGDGTHGDDITQNLRTIKTIPLRLQMSDSIPSVLEVRGEVYMPKDVFRQINKEKEEQGEALFANPRNAAAGSLKLLDPKMVAQRHLNIFVYEIGYMEGTSCSSHVSTLKLLAKYGFRTNPHIQYCKTISEVIEYCNTWQLKREELGYETDGMVIKVNSITQRHKLGATGKSPRWLIAYKFPAKQVATILEDIVVQVGRTGILTPVAALKPVTLAGTTVSRATLHNQDEITRKDIRILDKVAIEKGGDIIPKIVSVIKEVRTGKEREFIMPDKCPVCGGDVKKAEGEVAYRCENLRCPAQLERRIQHFASRRAMDIENMGPAIITQLVEKEVVKDYADLYFLEFDNLIKLERMGDILANKIIRNIKESRNRSLSRLIFALGIPHVGVLSAEILAKNFSSIDQLRTAKKEELEAIGEIGEIMASSISCFFERQDTIDMLDKLEDAGVKMEEIKSILSKVFAGKNFAGKNFVLTGTLAKYKRHQVSEIIERLGGSISESVSKKTSFLLAGTSPGSKYNKAKKLGITILTEEKFLEMVNNDN, encoded by the coding sequence GTGAGTAAAAAGCAGACATATCTAAGTATAAAGAAGCTAAAAGAACAAATTGAGCACCATAATCGCAAGTATTACATAGATGCACAGCCTGAAATATCTGATCGTGAGTATGATCTCTTACTGGAAGAGCTGATACGCCTGGAGCATGAATCCCCTTATTTAATTACTCCTGATTCCCCGTCACAGCGCGTAGGAGGCTCTCCTCTAAAGGAATTCAGGACTGTTACTCATCGCACACCAATGCTGAGTATAGCAAATACGTATTCTGAGGATGAAATAAAAGAATTTGATGTGCGCATGAAGAGAAATCTTGCAGGAGAGAATATTGATTATGTTGTTGAATTAAAGATTGATGGAGTGGCAGTAAACTTGGTCTATGAAAATGGGGTTTTTACGCTTGGAGCAAGTCGTGGAGACGGCACGCATGGAGACGATATAACTCAGAATTTGAGAACAATAAAAACAATTCCTCTGAGATTGCAAATGTCAGATTCAATACCTTCTGTTCTTGAGGTTCGGGGTGAGGTGTATATGCCCAAAGATGTTTTTAGACAGATAAATAAAGAGAAAGAAGAGCAAGGCGAAGCCTTATTCGCAAATCCGAGGAATGCAGCTGCAGGTTCACTGAAACTTCTTGACCCGAAGATGGTTGCGCAAAGGCATCTCAATATTTTTGTCTATGAAATTGGATATATGGAGGGAACTAGTTGTAGCAGCCATGTGAGTACTTTGAAGTTACTGGCCAAATATGGGTTTCGCACAAATCCTCATATTCAGTATTGCAAGACTATTAGTGAAGTTATTGAATATTGCAATACCTGGCAATTAAAGCGTGAGGAGTTAGGATATGAAACAGATGGCATGGTAATAAAAGTAAACTCAATAACCCAAAGGCACAAGCTTGGTGCTACAGGTAAAAGCCCGCGCTGGCTGATAGCATACAAATTTCCCGCAAAACAGGTTGCTACGATTCTTGAGGATATTGTTGTACAGGTAGGAAGAACAGGAATATTAACACCTGTTGCTGCGCTTAAACCAGTTACTTTGGCAGGCACAACAGTAAGTCGAGCTACATTGCATAATCAGGACGAAATAACACGCAAGGATATTAGGATTTTGGATAAGGTTGCGATTGAAAAGGGAGGGGATATAATCCCTAAGATAGTAAGCGTTATAAAAGAGGTCCGCACAGGGAAAGAAAGGGAGTTTATAATGCCGGATAAGTGTCCTGTATGCGGCGGTGATGTAAAGAAAGCAGAAGGAGAAGTTGCGTACAGATGTGAGAATCTGAGGTGCCCTGCTCAACTTGAGAGAAGAATACAGCATTTTGCTTCAAGACGTGCAATGGATATAGAAAACATGGGTCCTGCAATTATAACTCAGCTTGTAGAGAAAGAAGTCGTTAAGGATTATGCGGATTTATATTTTTTAGAGTTTGACAATCTTATTAAATTAGAGCGGATGGGAGATATTCTGGCAAATAAAATAATAAGAAATATCAAAGAAAGCAGAAACAGGTCTTTATCAAGATTGATTTTTGCGCTTGGAATCCCACATGTAGGAGTTTTATCCGCAGAGATTTTGGCAAAGAATTTTTCTTCTATTGATCAATTGAGAACAGCCAAAAAAGAGGAGCTTGAGGCAATAGGGGAAATAGGTGAGATAATGGCAAGCAGCATTTCATGCTTTTTCGAAAGACAAGACACAATAGATATGTTAGATAAGTTAGAGGATGCTGGTGTAAAAATGGAAGAAATAAAATCCATTTTAAGTAAAGTTTTTGCAGGCAAAAATTTTGCAGGTAAAAATTTCGTTCTAACAGGAACACTAGCTAAGTATAAGAGACATCAGGTTTCCGAAATAATAGAGAGGCTTGGAGGAAGCATAAGCGAAAGTGTTAGTAAAAAAACAAGTTTTTTGCTTGCAGGTACTTCTCCGGGATCTAAATATAATAAAGCTAAGAAGTTAGGAATTACTATACTAACAGAAGAAAAATTCTTGGAAATGGTCAATAATGATAATTAA
- a CDS encoding class II aldolase/adducin family protein — MKNINIKKQLIEIGKKIADKGLVVGPGGNISARIGNIVYMKASGICFEEAKASDYIGVNLKTGKIVDGSKKPTCEIAMHLGCYLERKDITAVIHTHPPTATAVGMLGITLEPFTPDFVALVDSDVPTINYVCPSTKELANEIKKVIKKHNAVLMCNHGLLTVGSNLVEAYYRTLLIEDACKTFVAAKSLGKMKFFTRGQAKEINNLKAESYRKALLKKKEYELCQM, encoded by the coding sequence ATGAAGAATATTAATATCAAAAAACAGTTAATAGAAATAGGCAAAAAGATTGCTGATAAAGGACTAGTTGTAGGTCCGGGCGGCAATATAAGCGCAAGGATTGGCAATATTGTTTATATGAAAGCCAGCGGCATTTGTTTTGAAGAGGCAAAAGCATCAGACTATATAGGGGTTAACTTAAAAACAGGTAAGATTGTAGACGGAAGCAAAAAGCCCACATGTGAAATCGCTATGCATTTAGGTTGTTATCTTGAAAGAAAAGATATAACTGCAGTAATCCACACTCATCCTCCTACTGCTACTGCCGTCGGAATGCTCGGCATAACGCTTGAACCTTTTACACCAGATTTTGTTGCACTCGTAGATTCTGATGTCCCAACTATAAACTACGTATGTCCATCAACCAAAGAGCTGGCAAATGAAATAAAAAAAGTTATAAAAAAACATAACGCTGTCCTGATGTGTAATCATGGACTCTTGACTGTTGGCTCAAATTTAGTGGAAGCTTATTACAGAACACTTCTCATTGAAGATGCCTGCAAAACGTTCGTAGCGGCAAAGTCACTGGGCAAGATGAAATTTTTTACAAGAGGTCAGGCTAAAGAGATTAATAATCTTAAAGCAGAGTCTTATAGAAAAGCATTGTTAAAAAAAAAGGAGTATGAGCTATGCCAGATGTAG
- a CDS encoding polysaccharide deacetylase family protein yields MVKILILLIAAYGLPVISGCRFAPADSLEYKESKAIIIAKYVHRVPKQWAENVPGVKTKLDTSDNVLALTLDACGSKTDSYDAKLVNYLIKEKVQATLFINARWIDKFPDIFDKLAANPLFEIENHGLMHRPCSVNGKSIYGIEGTKNVGQVVDEIEKNALKIESLTGRKAKFYRSGTAYYDEVAAKIVNELGYEIAGFSVLGDAGASYSAGKVKESLLKSQPGDIIICHMNHPEKETAEGIIAAVPELKSKGFSFVKLQDYKLK; encoded by the coding sequence ATGGTAAAAATATTAATATTGTTGATTGCTGCTTATGGTCTTCCTGTAATTTCCGGATGCAGATTTGCACCCGCGGACTCACTGGAGTATAAAGAATCAAAGGCGATTATAATCGCCAAATATGTTCACCGTGTTCCGAAACAGTGGGCGGAGAATGTTCCCGGAGTGAAAACAAAACTTGATACGAGTGATAATGTGCTCGCGTTAACGTTAGATGCATGCGGCTCAAAAACTGATAGTTATGACGCAAAGCTGGTAAACTATCTTATCAAGGAGAAGGTTCAGGCAACACTGTTTATAAATGCAAGATGGATAGACAAGTTTCCTGATATATTTGACAAGCTCGCAGCAAACCCGCTTTTTGAAATAGAAAACCATGGTTTAATGCATAGACCCTGCTCAGTAAACGGAAAGTCCATTTACGGTATTGAGGGCACGAAAAACGTCGGACAGGTGGTTGATGAAATAGAAAAAAACGCTTTAAAAATAGAATCTCTTACGGGGCGCAAGGCGAAGTTCTACAGGTCAGGAACCGCTTATTATGATGAAGTGGCGGCGAAGATAGTGAATGAGCTTGGTTATGAGATAGCCGGTTTCAGCGTGCTTGGTGATGCAGGAGCAAGCTATTCCGCGGGAAAGGTGAAGGAATCCCTGCTCAAATCTCAACCTGGTGATATAATAATATGTCATATGAACCACCCTGAAAAGGAAACCGCAGAGGGAATAATAGCCGCGGTTCCGGAACTTAAGAGTAAGGGATTCAGTTTTGTTAAGCTGCAGGATTACAAGTTGAAATAA
- the lsrF gene encoding 3-hydroxy-5-phosphonooxypentane-2,4-dione thiolase, translated as MPDVDSTKKKKNFYTDIPMKTPGFFLKGSGAYDWGMKNRLARIFKPETGRTVMLAIDHGYFQGPTTGLERIDLNIVPLVPYADALMLTRGILRTTIPPSFNKAIVMRASGGPSILKELSNEEIAVGIEDAIRMNVAAIAIQVFIGGEFETRSVHNMTRLVDMGIRYGIPVMAVTSVGKDMTRDAKYFRLACRICAELGAQVVKTYYIPEDFETVTASCPVPIVMAGGKKIPLLDALTMAYNAVQQGAAGVDMGRNIFQSEFPTAMIQAVSNIVHKNMKPADALEVYNTLKNKMEKEQK; from the coding sequence ATGCCAGATGTAGATAGTACCAAAAAGAAAAAGAATTTTTATACAGATATTCCTATGAAAACACCCGGTTTCTTTCTCAAGGGATCGGGTGCGTATGATTGGGGCATGAAGAATCGCCTGGCACGAATCTTTAAACCAGAAACTGGACGAACAGTAATGCTTGCAATAGATCATGGATATTTCCAGGGGCCAACAACAGGGTTGGAACGAATTGATTTAAACATTGTACCCCTTGTTCCATACGCTGACGCACTGATGCTTACACGCGGTATTTTGCGAACAACGATACCTCCTTCATTCAATAAGGCAATTGTGATGCGTGCCAGCGGTGGACCGAGCATCCTGAAGGAACTCTCGAATGAAGAAATAGCTGTTGGTATCGAGGATGCTATCCGGATGAACGTGGCTGCAATAGCGATTCAGGTATTTATTGGAGGCGAATTCGAGACTCGTTCGGTACACAATATGACTCGCCTCGTCGATATGGGCATCCGATACGGAATTCCGGTTATGGCAGTGACATCTGTCGGCAAGGATATGACCAGGGATGCAAAATATTTTCGCCTTGCCTGCCGCATTTGCGCTGAACTGGGTGCACAGGTTGTCAAGACATATTATATCCCGGAGGATTTTGAAACAGTGACAGCCTCCTGTCCAGTGCCCATTGTGATGGCGGGTGGTAAGAAAATTCCGCTCTTGGATGCTTTGACAATGGCTTATAACGCTGTGCAACAGGGAGCTGCGGGTGTGGATATGGGACGAAATATTTTTCAGAGTGAGTTCCCGACCGCCATGATTCAGGCAGTAAGTAATATTGTTCACAAAAATATGAAACCGGCCGATGCACTTGAGGTTTATAACACGCTGAAGAACAAAATGGAAAAGGAGCAGAAATAA
- a CDS encoding SDR family oxidoreductase: MALLTGAAGAIGSGICRRLLENGCRVAATDLPGKRLDDFVSEFKKSAGDYIIGVPLDVTDKESVTDGFNSVIREWGGIDIVLVNAGIPLISSIMEMNLNDFRRLEKVNVEGTLLTLAEAGRHMCLQGTGGDIVLTSTKNVFSPGARFGAYSATKAASHQLARIASLELAEFGIRVNMVAPDAVFSDGECKSGLWKKIGPDRMRHKGIDEKELHEHYRQRNLLKTTITAQHVANAVLFFVTRQTPTTGATIPVDGGLPDATPR; encoded by the coding sequence GTGGCTCTTCTTACAGGTGCCGCTGGGGCGATTGGTTCTGGAATATGCCGGAGGCTTCTGGAAAATGGCTGCCGAGTGGCCGCGACCGACTTGCCAGGAAAACGCCTCGACGACTTCGTCTCCGAGTTTAAGAAAAGTGCTGGTGATTACATCATCGGCGTTCCGCTCGATGTGACAGACAAGGAGTCAGTAACAGACGGGTTTAACAGTGTTATCCGGGAATGGGGTGGTATTGACATTGTCCTTGTGAACGCTGGTATCCCGTTAATCTCATCAATTATGGAAATGAACCTCAATGACTTTCGCCGACTGGAGAAGGTGAATGTTGAAGGCACCTTATTAACACTTGCAGAAGCCGGACGTCACATGTGTTTGCAGGGTACTGGCGGCGATATCGTTCTTACATCGACAAAGAACGTCTTTAGTCCAGGTGCTCGATTTGGCGCCTACAGCGCAACCAAGGCCGCTTCGCACCAGTTGGCCAGGATTGCTAGTCTGGAACTTGCTGAATTTGGAATTCGAGTGAACATGGTTGCGCCCGATGCAGTGTTCTCCGATGGAGAATGCAAATCCGGCTTATGGAAAAAAATAGGTCCTGATCGCATGCGCCACAAGGGAATTGATGAAAAAGAACTCCATGAGCATTACCGCCAGCGCAATCTCCTTAAGACCACGATAACAGCACAACATGTGGCAAATGCAGTATTGTTTTTTGTAACACGGCAGACACCTACTACCGGGGCTACAATTCCGGTGGACGGTGGTCTTCCAGATGCTACTCCAAGATAG
- a CDS encoding nucleoside deaminase — translation MDKFLEAAIEEAKKGMAEGGVPIGSVLVIDGRIVGRGHNQRVQKGSAILHAEMDCLENAGRIKASDYRRATLYSTLSPCDMCSGAVLLYRIPKVVIGENRTFCGPEDYVRSRGVEVVIIDNKECRQLMETFIKNNPELWNEDIGE, via the coding sequence ATGGATAAATTTTTAGAGGCTGCAATTGAGGAAGCGAAAAAGGGGATGGCTGAGGGTGGTGTTCCTATCGGCTCGGTACTTGTTATTGATGGCCGAATAGTTGGGCGCGGTCACAACCAGCGAGTACAAAAAGGAAGTGCAATATTACACGCAGAAATGGATTGTTTGGAAAATGCGGGACGAATTAAAGCATCCGATTATCGTAGAGCAACGTTGTACTCGACATTGTCTCCCTGTGATATGTGCAGCGGCGCAGTGCTTCTTTATAGAATTCCAAAAGTAGTTATTGGAGAGAACCGTACATTTTGCGGGCCGGAAGATTACGTAAGGTCGCGAGGCGTAGAAGTGGTTATTATTGATAACAAAGAATGTCGTCAGCTTATGGAGACGTTTATCAAAAATAATCCAGAACTGTGGAATGAAGATATTGGTGAGTAG